From Anaerohalosphaera lusitana, one genomic window encodes:
- a CDS encoding type II secretion system protein, producing MTAERHLRYKVRSGFSLMELLVVIGIIMLLIGVLVPGMHAFSKRAKALKQKAQIHSMEVGLELFKKRHGSLPESKAVQDPATSKWVYGAQHLAEALVGRDERGFDPKSKWHVGDEASIASLYRNDETTDIGRRSLNRRYPPSFPLDDSVAIEVDELYDTYGTGSGTDVVHCSDEEWNSGPVLTDTFDLRRITYGGEKVKVGTPVLYYKANRGSSRHAKDVSGITDPTIFNDWIYNYNDNSGLMPLGHLEATQDLLSNDDYTHKLTAVKFYEMITNPRSREDYYRPYNKDGYILWSAGYDGLFGTKDDVTNFDR from the coding sequence ATGACTGCTGAAAGGCATTTGAGATATAAGGTTCGATCCGGTTTCAGTCTTATGGAACTGCTGGTCGTTATAGGCATAATCATGCTGCTTATCGGTGTGCTTGTGCCGGGTATGCACGCGTTCAGCAAGCGTGCGAAGGCGCTCAAGCAGAAGGCGCAGATACACAGTATGGAAGTGGGGCTCGAGCTTTTCAAAAAAAGGCACGGCAGTCTGCCCGAATCGAAGGCAGTGCAGGATCCTGCTACCAGTAAATGGGTGTATGGCGCGCAGCATCTGGCAGAGGCGCTGGTGGGCAGGGACGAGCGGGGCTTTGATCCCAAGTCGAAGTGGCATGTCGGCGACGAGGCCAGTATCGCAAGTCTTTATCGCAATGACGAAACAACGGACATCGGCAGACGCAGTCTCAACAGGCGGTACCCGCCGTCTTTTCCGCTGGATGATTCGGTCGCGATCGAGGTTGACGAGCTCTATGATACTTATGGAACTGGCAGCGGGACGGACGTAGTACATTGCAGTGATGAGGAATGGAACAGCGGGCCGGTACTGACGGACACGTTTGATCTCAGACGGATCACTTATGGCGGCGAGAAAGTGAAAGTCGGTACGCCGGTTCTGTATTATAAGGCAAATCGCGGTTCGAGCAGGCATGCAAAGGATGTGTCGGGGATAACCGACCCCACTATCTTTAACGATTGGATATACAACTACAATGATAATAGCGGGTTAATGCCGTTGGGTCATCTGGAAGCTACACAGGACCTTTTGAGCAATGACGACTATACCCACAAGCTGACCGCAGTGAAATTTTACGAAATGATAACCAATCCACGGTCGCGTGAAGACTATTACAGGCCGTACAATAAGGACGGCTATATTCTGTGGTCGGCTGGGTACGACGGTTTGTTCGGTACGAAGGACGACGTGACCAATTTTGACCGGTAA
- a CDS encoding type II secretion system protein, whose translation MLKRKLFGVEQMFARRNNKRNVGFTLVEMLVTIGIIAVVIGMLVPALSMVRDTANRVKQKAQFSTLEVGLEAFKNDFGDYPPDVLVGGDVSGTYEYTSYTGAQRLAEAIIGQDGFGVNTGSSFNGDMSFYGMYTDPVTDEQRPIGTRQGPYVEIENANATRLSAIYPDTALTSTSLNPATFVLSDEYGLVKSRISGEQTGMPVLYYKANTSKFGHSELGTTDYLYYNTDKNVYNPICNRVIYGLGSAPSVQGANMLNGPGTFWDYFLKKIENPNFSTNSRPYRAQSFILHSAGADGRYGTSDDIYNFDKK comes from the coding sequence ATGTTAAAGCGAAAGCTTTTTGGAGTAGAGCAAATGTTTGCGAGAAGAAATAATAAACGGAATGTCGGTTTTACGCTGGTCGAAATGCTGGTAACGATCGGTATTATCGCAGTTGTGATTGGCATGCTCGTGCCGGCGCTGAGCATGGTGCGGGATACGGCCAACCGTGTCAAACAAAAGGCACAGTTCAGCACGCTCGAGGTGGGGCTGGAGGCGTTTAAAAACGATTTCGGTGATTATCCGCCGGATGTGCTTGTTGGTGGCGATGTATCTGGTACATATGAATATACGTCATATACGGGTGCGCAGAGGCTGGCTGAGGCGATCATTGGCCAGGACGGGTTTGGTGTTAATACAGGCAGTAGTTTCAATGGTGACATGAGTTTTTATGGAATGTACACGGATCCTGTCACTGATGAACAGCGGCCAATAGGTACCAGGCAGGGGCCTTACGTTGAAATCGAAAACGCAAATGCTACGCGTCTTTCCGCAATTTATCCCGATACTGCTTTAACGTCGACCAGTCTTAATCCAGCTACTTTTGTGCTTAGTGATGAGTATGGTTTAGTTAAGAGTCGAATATCCGGGGAACAAACCGGCATGCCGGTTCTTTATTATAAAGCCAATACGTCTAAATTTGGGCATTCAGAACTGGGTACAACTGACTATTTGTACTATAATACTGATAAGAATGTATACAATCCTATTTGCAATAGGGTGATATATGGGCTTGGTTCTGCTCCATCAGTTCAAGGTGCGAATATGTTGAACGGACCGGGTACATTTTGGGACTACTTTTTGAAAAAAATCGAAAACCCGAATTTTTCTACTAACTCGAGGCCTTACCGGGCACAGTCGTTTATTCTGCACAGTGCCGGTGCTGACGGGCGTTATGGTACAAGTGATGACATTTATAATTTCGACAAGAAATAA
- a CDS encoding pilus assembly FimT family protein → MARKQRKIGYTLTELLVVIAIIAVLVAIGVPAVKSIQESFNSGSNVKTVISKALGNARAIALKEQTYAGVRFQRARDGRQYMVLVIYDPGATELDANGFRAVPGRKPNKLPEQVLVLDGYSNIVREKKGFKVVVKEEHRGGDNEAFDENVELNETSTFSVVFGPSGRLIARSVRVRNREGIPNTESNDQLSDDKIFNKKAAVESGAALFYQDGYCLTGADYSPDLGYGPETSRKSFIVCDRLAFEKVPPTMRWTRYLRNAENVYINSYTGEVVNK, encoded by the coding sequence ATGGCACGTAAACAGCGCAAAATCGGTTATACGCTTACTGAGCTGCTCGTGGTGATCGCGATCATCGCGGTGCTGGTGGCGATCGGTGTGCCCGCGGTCAAGTCTATTCAGGAGTCGTTCAATTCCGGCAGCAACGTAAAGACGGTGATCAGCAAGGCTCTGGGCAATGCCAGAGCGATAGCGCTGAAGGAGCAGACGTACGCAGGCGTGCGTTTTCAGCGGGCCCGCGACGGCAGACAGTATATGGTGCTGGTAATTTATGATCCTGGCGCAACGGAGCTGGATGCAAATGGATTTAGAGCGGTGCCAGGTAGGAAACCCAACAAGTTGCCTGAGCAAGTGTTAGTATTAGATGGATATTCAAATATTGTACGGGAAAAAAAAGGTTTCAAAGTCGTTGTCAAAGAAGAGCACCGAGGTGGTGATAATGAAGCTTTTGATGAAAATGTTGAATTAAATGAAACCTCGACGTTTTCTGTAGTATTTGGCCCTTCTGGAAGATTGATTGCAAGATCTGTTCGTGTCAGGAATAGGGAAGGTATACCAAACACGGAATCGAATGACCAACTTAGCGACGACAAGATATTTAACAAAAAAGCAGCAGTCGAATCTGGTGCCGCTCTTTTTTACCAAGATGGGTATTGTCTGACTGGAGCTGATTATTCACCCGATCTTGGTTACGGCCCTGAGACTTCGCGAAAGAGTTTTATTGTGTGTGATCGACTTGCGTTTGAAAAGGTGCCGCCAACTATGAGGTGGACGCGATATTTAAGAAATGCCGAAAACGTTTATATAAATTCGTACACGGGCGAAGTTGTTAATAAATGA
- a CDS encoding type IV pilus modification PilV family protein, with protein MSFGYKNKGFSLLEVMIAAGILAVGFMLIVAMWPAAIKLTAMSTERTIGAVAADEAAVKMPLYGVANVDQETVDNANIRYQAVAASDKYAYIVPNDVDGTLVTTGVNDVYVDLVDVTGWPWDPLAKDGEGNDIWDFSNETAYPSTETFDGPKHYHWSALCKYNDDVDNFAVTDRTFDAVVFVCRLGIENKVYPYVNVSGNLITSPLPRPMRVFVDYKIQGGLITGFEVSWLTSSDLSYDKKENLKLAKFMTENVSVVDDRAGRLLAISNIEITESADDKSDAVKGDVLTAILAKDFSMTYPSWVDTPGEVEAYLKDWPVWFIPHAIGGGKSPCVGVYHKNMLRF; from the coding sequence ATGAGCTTTGGATATAAAAACAAGGGGTTTTCGCTGCTGGAGGTTATGATCGCGGCGGGCATACTGGCGGTCGGCTTTATGCTGATCGTGGCGATGTGGCCCGCGGCTATCAAGCTGACCGCGATGTCGACCGAAAGGACCATCGGCGCGGTCGCGGCGGATGAAGCGGCGGTGAAGATGCCGTTGTATGGCGTAGCTAACGTTGATCAAGAGACCGTTGATAATGCAAACATACGTTATCAAGCAGTGGCGGCAAGCGATAAGTATGCCTACATTGTGCCAAATGATGTTGATGGAACTCTTGTCACGACGGGAGTTAATGATGTCTATGTAGACCTGGTGGATGTGACTGGTTGGCCGTGGGATCCTCTTGCTAAGGACGGCGAGGGTAATGATATATGGGATTTTTCCAACGAGACTGCTTACCCGTCCACTGAGACCTTTGACGGTCCCAAGCATTATCACTGGTCTGCTTTGTGTAAGTATAATGATGATGTTGATAATTTTGCCGTCACGGATCGCACATTTGATGCTGTGGTATTCGTTTGCAGGCTGGGAATCGAAAACAAGGTTTATCCCTATGTAAATGTTTCCGGCAATCTCATTACAAGTCCATTGCCTCGGCCGATGAGGGTTTTTGTTGACTACAAAATTCAAGGTGGGTTGATTACGGGGTTCGAAGTTTCCTGGTTGACATCATCAGACCTGAGTTACGATAAAAAAGAAAACCTCAAGCTCGCGAAGTTTATGACTGAGAATGTTTCTGTCGTTGACGATAGGGCTGGTAGGTTGCTAGCAATATCTAATATTGAAATTACTGAAAGTGCAGATGATAAAAGTGACGCAGTTAAAGGTGATGTCTTGACTGCTATTCTAGCAAAGGATTTTTCTATGACATATCCCAGTTGGGTTGATACCCCAGGGGAAGTAGAAGCCTATCTAAAAGATTGGCCTGTCTGGTTTATTCCTCATGCTATTGGTGGCGGCAAGAGTCCGTGCGTGGGCGTTTATCATAAGAATATGCTGCGGTTTTAA